The Vigna radiata var. radiata cultivar VC1973A chromosome 6, Vradiata_ver6, whole genome shotgun sequence DNA segment ttgtactaatttttaaactaaatagtataacaatacatgcttttcttaattgaaatttattttaatatttattttattttattcataagtgtccaataaattgatttttaattatttaatattattattttctattttatttatattttttttattattacaaattattttattttttatttatctattttattttattaataaaaaatataaaaaaataacatttgttatatattttatttatataaaaaataatatatatatatatatatatataaatatatatatattatattatataacttaaaaaatattaaaatataaattacattttttatttttattgataaaaaatataaattttgtgacaaaaaaaaattgtcttaaaaaattaattattattttttttatgtgaacaaatttttttattaatatttttttattaaatagtttttttgaTAAGACGAAATTGGAActagagaagatgtaagagtagatacagttctcacagttaactgaactaTAACTgctataagttcagtttttaaaaactgaaccataaaatagtatactgaactgttaGTAATAATATGGATCAGTtacttttagtataatatagtacagttaagtGCAGTACAGTACAGTTATTTTTGcccaaccctaattatattttatatttatgtacaTATTATTGATGAATGTCACAGGCCTTAAATAGTCGCAAGATTAGGAGATTAAAACAACAATCCTAATGTGCTCAATATGATAATAACTGGTCCGTCATAAAAGCAATATCAAAAATTAAATCTGTAgagttaaaaatagtaatagAAACTGAATCTTTAAAGCTAAAACAagtaacattaataaaaaaaaataagactcaaaacaaaataaaagaaaattacaaaatcatcctaaaatttaagtttattccaataaaataagaaaaaaaaatttaaaatcatactcttatgattaatatgtttttagttagTGAACATgtgaaattagaatttgtatTTATTCAAAACTTCGATGCATTTTGAtttctaaactttaaaaataatagatatgattttttaatctaattacatTTAACTTTTGGGCTTATCAAATCATTGAAGCGATAATGTATCAAGGGGATAAATTACTCAAATACTAgtataaaacacatttaacaccttaaaaaaattaatacaattaaattaaaactatatatattctttttaaaatttaaaaatcctataatatatatatatatatatatatatatatatatatatatatatatatatatatatatatatatatataaacaaattccaattttgtgtaaatatatttaaccatgTAACTGTAAAATTAttggtttaaatattttaaagctgGTAATTAGAAATGAGAGTAGcaaccaataataaaaaaatcagataGCATGGCAGTGCACAGTTGGCTTGCATGTGATTGAGAAAATGTCATGATCTATACATTATAATTTGAGCTTATATGGTGAAGGTTTTcctaaacaaatatttttgagTTGATCATTATCTATCACGTCAAAGATGACTCAGACAAtggaaaatattaaaaggaatttaaaattcaagtcttctgagaaatatttttcttttggctAATTCCTAAGACAAAACAAcattaattaacattattaataaGAGATTGCATGTCGCCATCTTAGTTTGTTAAGGGTCTTTTGATTGATTTGCGTGAAATGAAAGATCAAGACAACAcaacataatttgttttatatttgatttcaaaACTGGTTATGGAACAACTTGCCTTATagaatttatattcatttattattgaattgaaCAACTTGTATTTCCCTTTATTAAACaaatggaaatatttttttagtcattATTTCTAGaattattgaaatgaaaatatgataaaaaaaaatgcagagaAATAATTCCTTGAGCCACCACAATCAGTCTTTGAGTATTCGAGCCTTAATTTGTGATATCTTAAGTTTGAGCACGATTTATAGTTTTTGACTTATATATTTGAGAATAAGGTGATTTTCCAtaagtttgttttattaatcCAGGATGAAGTAAGTATAAGTTAGTtttgtcatttttcttatttaatttaatccaattttttttatagaaatttaattcaaatataaatttgacttgatCAAAACTTGAATAAGGGACGCAATCGAACCAATCTaatcaattttatcattatagATGTAGTTAAATGgcaggaaaaaaatataatagtcaTTTAGAGTATAATGTCATGGTAGCAAATTCTGTTGTTTACTTTccattttctttcccttttttttcaagcttattttactattttttttatgtgtttttactATTTAGGAAGTGTTTTTTAAGTTTAGAAATCATTTACTATTTTTAGGTAgtcatataaacaaatttttgttgtacttttatgtttcttttgtaattctAAGTAGCATAGTGCATATACCATTTTGTTAACGAGTCTTTGAATTAACTTTGATTGGTGAATGTTTTAAGTTAGTTTAGGACAACTTTATTCTTACAAATAACTTTGatcaaataaaaagtttataaatgatttgatgtaattttataaatgattgaGGTGTTCTTTGCTTTAAACCAGGACCAAACTAatctacttttaaataattctattgTGTAATCTATTTGAAccaaattttctatatttttaattttgaagctCATTACTAGCTGagataaagttaaaaacaatgaaagaaaattgaattgaCAATTTGCATTGACTACGAAGTCAAgtcatcaataaaaataatttctctgTTTCAATGTTCTCAAAGTTTATGTATATTCAAATTGTTATCAGCAGCAATCGTTTATATCtgtgatgttttttttcttcaaatactGAAAGATCCATTGTATAAGGTACTCACCATCTAGTATTGGTTGACCTTCCTCTATCATCATGGAGATCAATTCAGACAACCTCAATTCTACCATGAACAAGGTACCTCAGAAACAACCTTACAGAACTTGGTACCACTTTCAACCTCCAAAACATTGGATGAATGGTATTATTACCCTGAacactttttttctctatttgaTTTTGGCACATGTTTCTGTCTATTTCAGTGCTCATGTCTAATTCTTTTCTCTTGATCTTACAACATGTTTTCTGACAAAAAACTGGAAATGGTTGACTTCATTGTGCAGATCCAAATGGTACGCTCATGAATTTCTCACACTTTAGGTTACTTATTTTGCCTATCATTGCAGACACCATTCATGCTCATActtgaataaatttttacaagTTAAAAATGTTGATCTTCttagaaaaactaaatcaatttaTGCATTTAGAGTTTTATAGAAGCTCTTCTCGTTGAACTTCTCCAAAAGTTTGTTGTGTAAGCTAATTTTACTTTGAACACTTGTTCAATCAATCTGTTATGTGTATATATACATGTGTTGATATGAGAAAATTGATACTTGTGGCAGCACCAATGTACTACAAAGGAGTTTACCACTTTTTCTACCAGCATAATCCTCATGCAGCAACCTTCGGTGAGAAAATGGTGTGGGCTCACTCTGTGTCCTATGATCTCATCAACTGGATTCATCTGAACCATGCCATTGAGCCAAGTGAACCGTTTGATCTTAACAGTTGTTGGTCAGGGTCAGCCACTATAATCCCAGGAAAAGAACAGCCTGTGATTCTGTACTCAGGAATTGATGACAAAAAGCATCAAGTTCAAAACATAGCTACGCCAAAGAATCTATCAGACCCCTTCTTAAGGGAATGGGTGAAACACCCTCAAAACCCTGTCATGACTCCACCAATTGGGGTTGAAGTTGATAATTTCAGAGACCCTTCAACTGCTTGGCAGGGAAAGGATGGAAAATGGAGGGTAGTCATTGGTGCTCAAAATGGTGATGAAGGGAAGGTAGTTCTCTACCAAAGTGAGGATTTTGCTAATTGGACAGTGGAATTGAATCCTTTTTTTGCATCAGATAATACTGGAGTTTGTGAGTGTCCAGATTTTTTTCCTGTGTCCATCAATAGCACAAATGGGGTGGATACATCTGTCCAAAATCAAAGTGTTAGACATGTGTTGAAGATAAGCTATTATCGGAGAAATCAGGACTATTATTTTCTTGGTAAATATGACAATGGTGATGGAAACTTCATTCCTGATGTTAAATTCATAGGAACTAGTTTGGACTTAAGGTTTGACTATGGTAAATTTTATGCCTCAAAGTCATTTTTTGACCATGCTAAGAGCAGAAGGATACTATGGGCGTGGGTGGACGAGTGTGACACTAGAGATCATGGCATTGAGAAAGGATGGGCTGGTCTTCAGGTATTTATTTTAGCTGTGTTAGACTTTTTCTTTTGGTTGAAATTGCTTTAGGATTATGTTAAGAACTGTCTTACAAAACTCACTTTTATGGTATCATTTTGAATTAGTCTTATTTCTAGTTaacatgaaattataaaatgatttttatcgggtcttatctttagttaacgtgaaattataaaatgatttttatcagTATTGTTTTTCTATGTACTATGCAGTGTATTCCAAGGCAAGTTTGGCTTGATGAAAGTGGAAACCGGTTAATGCAATGGCCAATCGAAGAGGTAGAAAAGCTACGTGAAAAACAAATTAGCATAAAGGGAGAGAAACTTGTTGGTGGATCAACTCTTGAAGTCTCAGGTATCACTGCATCACAGGTAAGTAAAGTTTtgctgttttttattttgaaaccaTGTTCAACATCAATGATGATTTTTAGAAGTTTATAATTCAAGGCCGATGTAGAAGTGTTGTTTGAGCTTCCAGAAGTAGAGAATGCAGAGTTtcttgatgaaagtgaagttgATCCTCACTTACTGTGTAGTGAAGAATATGTATCAAGAAGTGGCATAATAGGGCCATTTGGTTTGTTTGCTTTAGCATCTGAGGATCAAACAGAGCACACTGCAATCTTCTTCAGAATATATAAAACCTCCAATAGATATGTATGTTTCATGTGCAGTGATCAAAGCAGGTAATTTCTGACATAATTATCTGAGTTTTAATCTGGGAATTATGCTGCTTATATTATACTTTGGATTAAGAATAAATCTCAGTGTGATTTATGGTTGAGACTTGAGATTTTGAGAGTTGTGTACACTTGACAGGTCTTCATTGCGGGAGAATCTTGATAAATCCTCATATGGAACTATATTTGACATAGACCCTAATCAAAAAACAATTTCTCTCAGAAGTTTGGTATGTTTATTGCTACTCATAAATATTACCCTTTTCGTTTCATCAAGTGTTTgccaatttgaaatatatatattcatatatataatgcAGATTGATCGCTCCATTATTGAGAGTTTTGGGGAGAAAGGGAAAATTTGTATTACGAGTAGAGTTTATCCCTCGTTGGCTATTGACAAAGATGTTCATCTTTTTGCTTTCAACAATGGAAGACAGAGTGTGGTGATTTCAGAACTGAATGCTTGGAGCATGAAGCATGCAGAATTTGACCAAGACCAAAGCATATATCAGCAGTAGCTAAGAACGATTTGGATAATCATGCATCATTTATCTAGATACTTTATATTATTAGTGATTTTCTCTGTTTGTGATTGTTATTGCTATCTTAgatatgtttttatcttattttttattatcaaataagGAAATGTTCATTCAAGTGGTGAACATGGCATCAATACTGTTTTGTTGAGTCGAGATAAatgaaatagaagaaaagaaagtagatagataaaataataaaaaaagaatttcttCCAAATGgattcaaaatttatcataaaagtttatttaattttataaataaatattatcattatatattgATGTTATTATTTACGTTCATCGGTACTGTTATTCATCTTATTAgtaatactttatttattaggtttaataggtcCGTAGGTTCCTATAtttggggtttgtttcaattgggacGTCCAATTTTGGAAGCGGTCAATTAGGtctctaattttgtcaatttgattcaataaaaccctttccgttaaatgtagataacgccgtgaagtttttcgacatgtggcacgctgatgCGTCCAGGTGTCTGACTTtgaagtgcataggtggattaaaaagttttaaaattattggcaaataaattaataaatgaaaataaatcaataaatgaaattagtaaACATATTAAGACAATGTTTCCTAATTTGGGGTCATTGGTTGTGTCTGCCAAATTAGGGAAAGTTGTAAGTTAGGGTTCGTTGCCTGGGTTCATCATTGTGGTGACATTTGGTGAGCATCGTTTTTGCGTGAGAAGTTAGGGTTCGTTCCATAATATTGTAGTGATCTATCGGTGGTTTTGACTTGAAGCAGGTAATTTTTGGCGGTGTAGCACGTGGAAGAGAGTTTCGCGAAGGTCGTTGGAGGTGTAGCACGTGTCCTGGATAGTAATATCTTTACTTCTTTGTATATTTTTGACAATGATGCATTGTCAGTCGTGGTCCCCCATGTTCGAAGTGGTGTGGCAATGTGTTATTTATGTTGTTCAACAATATTTGGCTTTTGAAAGTGGTCCCCCATGTTTGAAGTGTCGTAGTAGACACTAATTATTATTGTGCTTTATATGGGTTTTGCAATGTGGTCCCccatgtttgtttcttgtgctttttgttttgtttaagttaTGTTGAAGTTGGTCCATgtgctttatattttttgttgtcaTTGCCGTCTTATTATTTTACAGGATATATACTGTTATAGTGTATTACATGGAGGATCCTTTTGAAGTAGTTTTCCACCATGGAGGTCAGCTCATAAAGGATGGTCCACTTAGGTATGAGGGGGAAAGTACAATTTTGGCTTTTGACCCCGACGTGTGGAGTTACTTCATTATAGTGAGTGTAGTATAAAAGGACTTGGATATGATGACTTTAAGGAGTTGTGGTATTCTGTGGGGGAGGTTCTGTGTTAGACGATAAGTCAGAGGCTTTGACGGATGATAGAGGAGCCTTGCACATGATGACCTTAGCTAGGCTAAATGGACAAGTGCATTTATTTGTTGTTCACACAGTGTCTGAACCTGAGATCATACATTTGTTAGAAAATGTTCCACATAATATaagtgaagaagaagttgaacCTGTGATGCATGGTAGTGGTGATGATGGTGGCTGTGAACAAGGTCATGAAGAGTGTCAGGAGGTGGGTGATGGTGAGTGTGAAGTTCCTGTTTCAGAAGGTAAAATGGAAGCTGATGTTGTAGATAGTGAAATTGAAGTTGAATGTGATGTGGGTGAGTCTGAAAGAAATGATGTTGTACAAGGCCAAATTGAAACTAAATGTCATGTTAGTGAGTCTTAAAAAGATGATGTTGTATGTGATGTAGGTGAGTCTAAAGGAAATGATGGTGATGTTCGTAGTTGGAGTTCTAATGGTGAGGATGACAATCTTCATTGCAATGTGGATGTTTCTAGTATGGATGACCTAGTTGACTGTGATATCCAAGAAGAGGTTGAGCATGGAGTTGGGAATTGGTTTGGTGAAATTGAAGTTGATGTGGAAGATGATGCACCATCATGGACTCGCATTTCCGatagtgatgaagatgttggtATAAATACTGAGACTGATAGAGGTTTGTCTGATGATAATTGGGAATCAGAAGAATTACTTAATGGAGGAGAAAGtgatggagaagatgatgaCCACGAAAGTTATGGAAAGTTTGTAACATTTAGTATGCCTAAAACAATGGTGGATTACAAGTGGGATTTGGGCACTTATTTTGCTAACAGGCAAGATATTCTGGATGCCATAAAAACATATGCAgtagaaaatggaagaaatttaacatatgttaaaaatgataGGAAGAGAATTAGAGTGAAGTGTATGGGTGCTAAAGGAAAGTGCCCCTGGATGGCATACTGTGGTTATATGAATGCAGTACGAACGTGGCAATTAAGGACTGTTGTTGATAACCACACTTGTAGtatgttggctgcaaaaccaacggagagtgcaccggtcgcagcgtagcaagtgataaatatcgttctctcccaagg contains these protein-coding regions:
- the LOC106764018 gene encoding beta-fructofuranosidase, insoluble isoenzyme CWINV3-like; the encoded protein is MEINSDNLNSTMNKVPQKQPYRTWYHFQPPKHWMNDPNAPMYYKGVYHFFYQHNPHAATFGEKMVWAHSVSYDLINWIHLNHAIEPSEPFDLNSCWSGSATIIPGKEQPVILYSGIDDKKHQVQNIATPKNLSDPFLREWVKHPQNPVMTPPIGVEVDNFRDPSTAWQGKDGKWRVVIGAQNGDEGKVVLYQSEDFANWTVELNPFFASDNTGVCECPDFFPVSINSTNGVDTSVQNQSVRHVLKISYYRRNQDYYFLGKYDNGDGNFIPDVKFIGTSLDLRFDYGKFYASKSFFDHAKSRRILWAWVDECDTRDHGIEKGWAGLQCIPRQVWLDESGNRLMQWPIEEVEKLREKQISIKGEKLVGGSTLEVSGITASQADVEVLFELPEVENAEFLDESEVDPHLLCSEEYVSRSGIIGPFGLFALASEDQTEHTAIFFRIYKTSNRYVCFMCSDQSRSSLRENLDKSSYGTIFDIDPNQKTISLRSLIDRSIIESFGEKGKICITSRVYPSLAIDKDVHLFAFNNGRQSVVISELNAWSMKHAEFDQDQSIYQQ